The DNA window GTGGTAATATCTCCTATTACGAAGAGATTATAAATATCTTTTCCGACAAAGGCTATGGGATTTTACTTTTAGATTATCGCGGGTACGGAAAAAGTGAAGGCACACCGTCTGAAACAGGTTTATACAATGATATCGATGCCGCATTGAAATTTTTAAATGAAAAAGAAAAACTTTCAAATAACCGAATTGTTCTTTGGGGTTTATCTCTTGGAGGTGCAGTTGTTTCGGAAGTTGCGTCAAAAGAAAATTTCAAAGCTGTGATGTTACAAAGCACTTTCACGAATGTTAAAGAAGAAGGTATTTATATGTACGGCAGACTTGCCAAAGATAAGTTTAGTAAAACCCTTATAAAAGCTTTCTTTGACAATCTGATTTATCTGCAAAAATATGATACTGAGTCAAAAATTGCCAAGATTTCTTCTCCGCTTTTGATAGCACATGATATTCCTGATGAAGTTATTCCGGTAAAAATGTCTTATGAATTAGCAAAATTAAACCCTAAAGCAAAGCTGTTTATCTCTAAAACGGGTTCACATAACGACGGTACATGGTTTTATGAAGAAGCCTTGAAATTTCTTGAAGATAAATAAATTCATCACTTGATAAGTTAATAGTTGAATGGTAAAGTAATTATATAAAATACTTCACCATTCAACTATTTTATTAAGGAGTTAATTATGTTTAACAACTTCAAAAAGAATTTGATTGAATGTTTTTCCAGGCTTATCGAAAATTCTGCTTATTTAGACTGGATTAAAGCTGTATAGAATTAATTGATTAAGTGAATAGGAGATAAAACAATGTCAGCACAAGTTTACAAAAATGATTTATTTTCTCTCAACGCAAAAATATGTGGCGCAAGCCTGATTATATCCGCTCTTCCTTTGTTTTTGGTTTGCCCGTTAGTTGCAGCTTTTTCTAATATTTCTTTTTTGAATTATCTTCTTATGTTAATTCCTTTAACCATATACACTTTAATATTGAGCCGTTTTATTAAATCCGGTTACATCTCTATTAAAGAAAATTATGCTTTATTCGGATTTAACTTTTTAGCCTCGATAATTCTTTTAGCAGTTGGTTCAACTGTAATTTTGAAAATTTCATCTTTGAGCATTTAGTAATTTAAGGCAATTTTGTTTGAGATATTATATTTAGCAGATAAGAAGGCGGGTACTATTATATGAAAATCACTTTTATAAGTTTTTCTGTTTTGGAGAAGGGTTACGCCAGTGCACTCAAAACACTAGTTTTCCCTATTATCAGTGCACTAACTCCAAAAGACGTAAAAATAAATTTTATTGATGAGCGCGTAGAAGATTTGCCCAAAACAATTGATTCCGACATTATAGTGATGACGGTTGGAACAATGACTTCAAGAAAAGCTCGTGCTTTTGCTTTAAAGCATAAAGATAAAATAATCGCCGTTGGCGGACCTCATCCCACGTCTTTGCCGGAGGAATGCCTGGAATATGCAGACACGATTTTTATTGGTGACGCCGAAGGTACATGGCCGCAGTTCATTGAAGATGCTAAAAACGGCAATATTAAACGAATATATAAATCATCTCATGAAGTTTTGCCAATAAAGCCTGATTTGAATTTTGAATATTTTAAGGGCAAGAAATACAGTTTTGTTGGCATTGCCCAGTTTGCCAGAGGGTGCAAATATAATTGTGAATTTTGTTTTGTGAAAGTTTTGTATCCCGGAAAAGTCAAAACAAAGAATATAGATGACTTTGTGGAAGAAGTCAAGGCTATGCCTGAAAAAATTATATTTTTGATTGACGATAATTTATTTACTGATGAGGAAACGACATTACTTTTGCTTGAAAAAATAAAGCCGCTTAAAAAAATGTGGCACTGCCAAGTAAGTATTGACGTTGCTCAAAATGACAAAATATTAAAAGCCATGAAGGATGCTGGCTTTGCTATGATTATGATGGGTTTTGAAGCAACGGATATGGATACACTAAAACAAATGAATAAAGGGGCAAATTTAAAGCTCAAAAGTTATGATGAAGCCATAAAAAATGTTTATAAGCACGGCCTTATGATAACGGCAGGATTTGTCATTGGTTATGACAACGACACCCCTCAAACAATTCGCAATACTTTTGATTTTGCCATGAAACACCACTTTACTAAAGCCTTTTTTACAATGCTTCAACCTATGCCGGGCACAAAATTATACGACAGACTTTTAGAAGAAGGTAGGGTAACGCCCAAGTGGTGGCTGGACAATAGCTATCAATACGGCGAATGTGCTTTTGACCCGAAAAATATGACAAGAGAAGAACTATCTGTAATATTTGGCAAACAGCTAAAAGAGTATTATACGTTTTCCAATATATGGAAAAGGTTTTTAAAAAATTCTCAATATTTACCGTTCACACGCTCAATACTGTTTTTGGGCGAAGCTTTGCTTTATAAGAAACATGCCAATTTAAACATAAAACTTGATTTAGAATAACACTGAAGAAATGATTAAAGCTATTAAAAGATAAGAGGTAAATATGCAGTCACGAAGTGTAAAAATCTTAAGCATAGGTAAGTACTTGCCGAAAAGAAAAATTTATGCGGAGGACCTTGATAAAAAACTAAATCTTCCTGAGGGTTGGACTGCTGAAAAAGCAGGAGTTTTAGTACGTCATTATGTTGAAAATGAAACCTCTTCAAAAATGGGTGCTTTAGCGGCAAAAGAAGCTCTCGATTCTGCCGGATTAACTTTGGAGGATATTGATTGTATTGTTTGTGCAAGCGGTACCGGCGAGCAGGAAATTCCCTGCACTGCCTCGTTGATACAAAAAGAATTAGGCGGAGAATACTCGGGCATTCCGAGTTTTGATATCAATTCTACTTGTTTGAGCTTTGTTACGGGAATGGATTTGCTGTCTTATCTTATTGACGCGGGAAGATACAACAGAGTTCTTGTCGTTTCTTCTGAAATAACTTCTGTAGGCTTGAATTGGGATGATAAAGAAAGCTGTACCCTTTTTGGAGACGGAGCTGCAGCTGTTATAATCGAAAAAACTCCTGAAAACGAAACCTCTAAAATATTTTGTTCTGACATGAAAACTTACAGCAAAGGCGCTCATTACTCTGAAATTAAAGGAGGAGGAACGAAGCTTCATTCTCGAGAATATTCTGAAAATAATAAAAACGATTTTCTTTTCTATATGGACGGAAAAAAACTTTACAAAATGTCTGCACAAATCTTACCGGCTTTTATTGAAAATATGCTTAAAAATGTGAATTTGTCGCTTTCTGATATGGAACTTGTTATTCCTCATCAGGCAAGTTTTATGGCAATGAAATTAACTCAAAAAAATCTTAATATACCGGAAGGCAAATTTCTCTACACAATCGGACATCACGGCAATACAGTCGCCGCATCAATACCAATGGCACTTTATGATGCTATTGAATCAGGAAGAATAAAACGAGGCGACAAGATAATGTTTCTGGGAACTTCTGCAGGTATGTCAGTAGGAGCAATGGCTTTTGAATACTAAAAAAAATATATTGCTCACCGGCGGCAGAGCTCCCGTTACCCTGCATTTAGCAAGGCTTTTTGCAAAAGCAGGGCATACGGTATTTGTTGCAGAAAGTATAAAATATCATATTTGCCTTTATTCAAATACTGTTAAGAAAAATTTTATGGTTCCGAGCCCGAGATTCAATAAATACGACTATATTCGAGCATTAATAGATATAATTCAAAGAGAAAAAATCGATTTATTAATTCCGACTTGTGAAGAAGTTTTTTATATTTCTGAAAAAATTGACGAGTTATCCGACTATTGCAAAGTATTTACTGACAAGTCCGACAAGCTGAAAAATTTGCATAACAAACATCAATTTATCACTGGCATTGAAAATTGTAAAATCAAAGCCCCTGAAACTCGGCTTATAAATTCACAAGAAGAACTAAACAGGCAATTAACGTTTACAAAATTCCAAAAGGCAGTTATAAAACCTGTTTACTCAAGATTTTCCTCAAAAATTAAAATAATTTTCGAATCTGACGAAAAGATTCCAAATATTGATATTTCGGAAAAAAATCCTTGGATACTTCAGGAATTTACAGAAGGTTCTCAGTTCTGTACTTACAGTATTGTTCAAAACGGAAACATAACTGCACATACTGCTTATCCCACAACATTTACCGCAGGAATCGGCTCAAGCATTGCATTTGAGAATATAGAATGCCCCGAAGTCTTTAATTGGATTTCGGTGTATGCAAAAAAGCTTAATTACACGGGGCAAATTGCTTTTGATTTTATTGAAACACCTGATAAAGAAGTTTATGTGATTGAATGTAACCCCAGAGCAACAAGCGGAATTCATTTGTTTGACGAAACAAATTTAACCCGAGCCTTTCTTGAAAATTCGGAAAAAATAATTACTCCCGACAAATCTGCGAAAGCTGTGATTTTTCTTGCTATGCTGACTTATGGCTTGTGTTCGGTTAATTCTTTCAGTAAATTGCTGAGTTGGATTAAGACTTTTTTCTCTTCAAAAGATATTGTTTTTAAGATGTCAGATCCTCTGCCTTTTGTTCATCAATTCTTCATTTTAGCCGGTTTAGGATTTTTTGCATTAAAAAATAAAATCAAAATCACAGAAGTTTCGACAATGGATATTGAATGGAACGGTGAATCATGAAAATTCTTGTAACAGGCGCAACCGGATTTCTCGGGAAAAGACTGGCTTTAAGATTGTCACAACTTGGTTATGAAGTTACGGCAACAGGCAGAAACACTCTTGTCGGAGCTGATTTGGAAAAACAAGGAATTTGTTTTATAAAGTCTGCTTTGCAGGATACGGATAAAATTATCAATGTTTGTAAAAATCAAGATTATGTATTTCATTGCGGGGCGTTGTCATCCCCGTGGGGGAAATATAAGGATTTTTACAATACAAACGTCCTCGGAACAAAGAATATTATTCAGGGGTGCAAAGAAAACAGCGTAAAAAGACTTATTCATGTTTCGACTCCGAGCATTTATTTTGATTTTAAAGATAAACTGAATATTTCGGAAAAAGACCCGTTGCCCGATAAATCGGTGAATGCTTATGCAAAAACAAAATTGCTGGCGGAGCAGGAAATTGATAAAGCTCATCAAGAAGGATTACCGGTAATTAGCATACGCCCCAGAGCAATATTCGGTCCCGGCGATACAAGTATTCTACCGAGATTAATTAAAGCAAATAATAAAAATTTCATTCCTGTTATAGGTGATAAAAAAGTTTTGGTTGATATAACTTATGTTGAAAACGTAGTGGATGCGCTACTTCTTTGCAAAGATTCTCCCGACTTTACTCTTGGAAAAAAATATAACATTACAGACGGTGAGCCGGTTTTGCTTTATGATTTTTTAGAACTGGTTATTACCGAATTGGGATACGAGTTTAAGCCGAAGTATTTTTCTTATAATAACGCATACAGAATAGCAGCTTTTTCGGAATTCGTTTCGAAAACTTTTTTGTTCGGGAAAGAACCCGTATTGACTCGCTATACAGTCGGAGTTTTAGGTACAAGTCAAACACTTGATATTTCAGCGGCAAAACAAGAGCTGGGTTATAATCCTAAATTCAGTACAACAGAGGGAATAAAAGAACTTATTAAAGAGCGGAGAATTAATAATGCCGGTTAAAGTAAATTTTTTCAGCGCAGGATATTGTACTCATCCTGAAAAAATAGTCATAAAAGGCGGAAGTTCAAAACCGGTCAAATTTTATGCGACTTTTGTATTAATCGAGCATCCTGAAAAAGGTTTAATACTTTTTGATACGGGATATTCTGAGCGTTTTTATACAGAAACAAAAAATTTCCCGTTTAATATTTATGCAAAAATAACGCCTGTTTATTTTAAAGAAGAAAACAGCGCCGTTTTTCAATTAAAACAATTAGGCATCAATCCTAACGATATTAAACTTATAATCTTATCTCACTTTCACGCAGATCATATCGGCGGAGTTAAAGATTTCCCCAATGCCGAATTTCTTTGCTTTAAATCCGCTTACGAAGAAATAAAAGGCAAAAAAACTTTGGCAGCTATGAAAAAAGGTTTTTTGCCGGGCTTACTTCCCGGTGATTTCGAATCAAGGCTGAAATTTGCGGATTCGTTAAACAAAATAAATATTTCTGAAGAGTATTCGCCTTTTGAAACAGGATTTGATGTTTTTGGTGACAGAAGTCTTATTGCAGTTGATGTTTCAGGACATTCAGAAGGTCAATTGGGTTTATTTATAAGTACAGGTGAGAATACTTATTTTTTAGTCGCTGATGCCTGCTGGTTAAGCAAATCATATAAGGAATTTATTTTGCCTCACCCTATTGCCGATATTGCGTTTTCCTGCAAAAAAGAGTATTTAAACACGTTAAAAAAATTACACGAACTTTCTAAAAAAAGACCCGATATTAATATTATGCCTTCGCATTGTCCTGAATTTTTGAAAAAAATAATTGATAAAAGAGGTATAGATGCTGAATAAAATAAAAATTTTATACTATTATTTCCGAACAAAATACGGTTTTAGGTGCAAAAACAGTGAAGAACTTTTACACAGGCAAAATAAAGAAGTACTAAACTTCTTAAAAAAAATATTGCCCAAATCTCCATTTTATACTGAATATTTTAAAAACTTTTCGGTTACAGATTGGCAAAATTTTCCCATAATAGATAAGTCTCTTATGATGGAAAATTTTGATAACTTAAATACAGCCGGTATTAAAAAATCAGAAGCTTTTGAGACAGCTTATAATGCGGAAAAATTGCGTGATTTTTCTCCTACAATTAATAATATTACCGTAGGGCTGTCCTCAGGCACATCGGGAAACAGAGGAATATTTCTTCTCAGCGACGAAGAGCGTTTTAAATGGGCGGGAACAATTCTGGCAAAAGTTCTCCCCGGCTCAATTTTTTCCAAACATAAAATTGCATTTTTCTTGCGTGCAAACAGTAATGTTTATACGACCGTAAACAGCAATAACATAAATTTTGAGTTTTTCGACTTATTAAATCCCCCGGAAGAGCACATAAAAAGACTTAATGAATTTAAGCCGTCGGTTTTGGTTGCGCCAGCCTCTATGCTTAGGCTTTTAGCTCAAGCAAAAGAAAATAATAATTTAAATATAACCCCCGAAAAAGTTATTTCAGTTGCGGAAGTTCTGGATTCACTCGACGAAACTTATATCTCCAAACAATTTAATCAAAAAATTCATCAAATTTATCAATGCACGGAAGGTTTTTTAGCCTCCACATGCCGGCATGGGACTTTGCATATTAATGAAGATATGGTTGTTATTCAAAAAGAATATCTTGATAAAGATTTAGGAAAATTTATTCCGATAATAACAGATTTTTCGAGAACCACTCAGCCGATAATAAGGTACAGACTTAATGATATTTTGACAGAAAAAAAAGAACCCTGTCCTTGCGGATCCGTTTTTACTGCCATTGAAAAGATAGAAGGCAGATGTGACGATATTTTTTACTTACCGGCTATCGATGGAGATAAATTCATTCCTGTTTTTCCGGATTTTATATGCAGGGCAGTTATTTATTCTTCGCCGGAGATTGAAGAATATATGGCTATTCAAAATAATTTTGATTTAATAGAAATATTTTTAAAATCATCCTCCGAAAATAAAAATAATTTAAATACTCTAATACAAAACTCAATGAAAGAACTTTTTGAAAAATCGAATTGCAAAGCCCCTGAAATCAGAATTAATTACAATTATGACAAACTTGAAAAACCCTGTGATAAAAAGCTTAAACGTGTTAAGAGAGTTTTTAATATTGAAGAGGTATGATGCAAGACAGTTTTAACATAAAGCTTTATGATTCTTCTGATACAGACTTTTTAGATTGGACTGATTCAGAAGACGACCAATATGCAAAGAACTTCTTACTTCCAATGATAAAGAACGGTACTTCTGATTACATAAATAATGTTAAAACCCTTTTGATGATCTTAAAAATTGATGACTTAATTCTTCCGATAACCATTAATGATGCTGAATACGAAAACTCTTATGTATGTTCTCCTTATACCCATTATATTTCTTATGCCGTTGAAGAATTGAAAACTATAAAAAACCCTTTTATTGAATTAATATTGGCTTATCTTATCAGGTTATTAGGTATAGTATTTAAATTCGGCAAAATAAATAAAACTGTACATATAAATAATTGGCTTTTGTCGACCAATTTATACCCGACAATCTCGCATAAGCAAATAGAAAAAATAACCGAATTTTTAATTCAAAGATTTCCCGAACATTCTTTAATATTCAGGTCTGTAAACAACTATACAGATAAAGAATTTTTAAATAAATTTCAGGAAAATAATTATCAGCTTATTCCGAGCAGACAAATATATTTTTTAAACAAAGACTTGATAAAAGGAAAAGCTAAATGGCTGATAAAAAAAGATTTTAAGCTTCAGGAAAAAAGCGGCTATGAATTATTAGAAAACAAAGACTTTTCTCCCGGGGATATTCCGAGGATTAAAGAGCTTTATGATAACTTATATTTATCTAAATATTCTTATTTAAATCCACAGTTCAATGAAAACTTTATAGATTTAGCCTTAAAAAATAAAATTTTGAATATAAGAGCCTTCCAGAAAGCCGGGAAAATTGACGCCGTTTTAGGATATTTTTTCCGAAACGGAATTATGACAACTCCTTTGTTCGGGTATGACACAAGTTTGCCCATAGAAACCGGTTTGTACAGAATGCTTTCCGCTCAATTGATAAAAGAATCCGAAAAATCGAAATTGATTTTAAATCAAAGTTCCGGAGCCGCATCATTTAAACGGTGTCGTGCATCAGAAGCACAAATTGAATATAGTGCTGTTTATTGCCGACATTTAACTTTATATCGAAGAATTATCTGGAGCATTCTTGAATTTACTCTTAATAAAATTGGCTTAAACTTACTAAAGAAATACAAATTATAATTCTCTTATAATATACATAAAATTAGATTATTTTTCGTATTTAAAGCTGTTTTTCACCAAAAAATTCCCTGTTCTTCAAAAATAATTGCCTGTAAGTTTTTTAGGGAATTTAGGGTTAAAAGTCGCACTGCATCGGCATAAAAAATTAAAATAATGATAAAATTTTTAATAATTCCCTGTAAAGTCCCTGTTATTTTTAACTAAAAAAGAGAATAATGCTGTTAAGACTGCAATATCCATTTTTATTGTTTTATTTTTAATAAAAATTTTAGCTGATAAGTTGACAATAGCTCATGGTTGTTTAAAAATAAATCTAAATATATGTGTTTTATAATAGAAAATAAACAGATAAAATAATTCCAAGGAGGAATAAGTGCCTACAATTAATCAATTAGTTCGCAAAGAACGCGCAAAACAAATCGACAAAACAAAATCACCTGCATTAGCTAGCTGCCCTCAGAGAAGAGGAGTTTGTACAAGGGTTTACACAACCACCCCTAAAAAACCAAACTCAGCTCTCAGAAAAGTAGCAAGAATAAGATTAACAAACGGATTTGAAGTAACTTCATATATTCCGGGAGTTGGTCATAATTTACAGGAACACTCAGTAGTTCTTATACGTGGCGGAAGAATCAAAGATTTACCGGGTGTAAGATATCATACTATCCGTGGAACACTTGATGCTGCCGGTGTTAAAAACAGAATGCAAGGTAGAAGCAAGTACGGTGCAAAAAAAGCAAAAGCAAAAAAATAGGATAGAAAAGTTAATTAAGTAAAATGAGGTTAATAAATTAAATGTCACGTAGAAATAAACCACAAAAAAGAGTACCTTTACCAGATCCTATTTTTAACAGTGAAGATGTGGCAAGGTTCATAAACAGATTAATGAGAAGAGGCAAAAAAAGCATTGCCGAAAGAATTTTTTATAATTCTCTTGATATTGTTAAAGAAAAAATAAAAGAAGAACCAATCGAAGTTTTCCAAAAAGCTTTAAAAAACGTAACACCGTTAATTGAAGTTAAAGCAAGAAGAATCGGTGGTTCAACTTATCAGGTTCCTCTTGAAGTTCGTCCTGACAGAGGATTAGCTCTTGGATCAACCTGGTTAATCGATACAGCTAAAGCAAAAACCGGCAAATCAATGGAAGAAAAACTTGCACAAGAAATTATTTCAGCTTTTAACGGCGAAGGTGCTGCTGTTAAAAAACGTGAAGATACACATAAAATGGCAGAAGCCAACAAAGCTTTCGCTCATTACAGATACTAAGATGCATTTTTTCCAAGACTATCGGTTCTTTGCAAAAAGTCCCTTAGTCTTTTTGCATTTATTATTAAATTATAGCTATTTAGTATAATGATAAACGCATAGAAACAAATTAAATTTAATCAAGCCTAAAATATAGGCAATAATATATTAGAAGGAAAAATTAAATTTAATTGATAAATATAATGAGTTAAAAAAAATAAAGAGGATAATTGATCATGAGCAGGAATATACCCCTGAATAAGTTTAGAAATATTGGTATCGCAGCGCATATCGATGCAGGTAAAACAACAACAACAGAAAGAATTCTTTTTTATACAGGAAGCAGCCATAAAATCGGTGAAGTGCATGACGGTACTTCTGTAACTGACTTTATGGATCAGGAAAGAGAACGTGGAATTACCATTCAATCAGCTGCAGTAACAAGCTTCTGGAAAAACCATCAGGTTAACATAATTGATACCCCCGGACACGTAGATTTTACTGTTGAGGTAGAACGTTCATTACGTGTACTTGACGGCATGGTTGCTGTTTTTTGTGCGGTAGGCGGTGTTCAATCACAGTCAGAAACCGTATGGAGACAGGCAAACAGATATCAGGTTCCAAGACTTATATTTGTCAACAAAATGGACAGAACAGGCGCAAATTTCTACAGAGTAGTTGACCAAATCCGTGACAGGCTTCAGGGTAATGCTGTTCCTATCCAAATTCCTATAGGAAGTGAAACTGATTTGACCGGTATTGTTGATTTAGTTGAAGAAAAAGCTTATATCTACAAAGACGATCTTGGAAAAGAAGTTGATATAACTGAAATACCTGAAGATTTAAAAGAACTTACATCAAAATATAGAGAACAGCTTATTGAAGCAGTTTCAGAACATGATGACGAATTAATGATGAAATTTCTCGAAGGAGAATCACCTTCTACAGAAGAAATTAAATCAGCCCTCAGAAAAGCAACAATCGCAAACAAAATTTTACCTGTAACCTGCGGTTCAGCGTTCAAAAATAAAGGCGTTCAGTTGTTGCTTGATGCAGTAATTGATTATATGCCATCACCTGTTGATATTCCACCTATTAAAGGGCTGAATCTTGACGGAACAGAAGCTTTAAGACCAAGTAACGATGAAGCACCATTTTCAGCGTTGGCTTTTAAAATTATAACTGACCCTTATGTAGGAAGATTAACATTTATAAGAGTATATAGCGGAGTTCTAAAAGCAGGAAGCTATGTAATGAACACCACTACAGGGAAAAAAGAACGTATAAGCCGTTTATTACAAATGCAAGCTGATACAAGAAATGATATTGACGAAGTAAGAGCAGGTGATTTGGCTGCTGCTGTAGGTCTTAAATCTACAACAACAGGTGATACACTTTGTGATGAAACAAACCCTGTTATTTTAGAATCAATGGAATTCCCTGAACCTGTAATTTCTATCGCTATCGAACCTAAAACAAAGGTTGATCAAGATAAATTATCAATGGCTCTTAACAAACTTGCTGAAGAAGATCCGACTTTTAAAGTTAGGATTGATGCTGAAACAGGTCAGACAATTATTGCCGGAATGGGCGAATTGCACCTTGAAATCATTATTGACAGACTTTTAAGAGAGTTTAAAGTTGGCGCTAACGTCGGTAAACCTCAGGTTGCGTACAGAGAAACAATCACCAAAACTGTTGAAGTTGAAGGTAAATTTATCCGTCAATCAGGCGGTCGTGGTCAATATGGACACGTTTGGATTAAACTTGAGCCACAAGAACAAGGCAAAGGCTTTACATTCGAAAATAAAACCGTAGGTGGTTCAGTTCCTAAAGAATATGTAGGTGCTGTTCAAAAAGGTATCGAAGAAAGTATGACTGGCGGTGTAATTGCAGGATACGAAGTAATCGACTTTAAAGCGTCCCTCTTTGACGGAAGCTATCACGAAGTTGACTCCTCCGAGATGGCATTTAAAGCAGCTGGAAGTATAGCTTTTAAAGAAGGTGTTAGAAAAGCAGGCGGTGTTTTGCTTGAGCCTATAATGAAAGTAGAAATCGAAGTTCCTGAAGATTTTCTTGGTGATGTAATCGGTGATCTCTCTTCCAGAAGAGGACGCATCGAAGGTATGGAAGCTATCGAAGGAACAGGCATCCAAAAAGTAAACGCAGCAGTGCCTCTTTCTGAGATGTTCGGTTATGCGACTGATATCAGAAGCAAAACACAGGGACG is part of the bacterium genome and encodes:
- a CDS encoding alpha/beta hydrolase, with the protein product MIKKITYGIAKRFVLYTGIFYLVLPFILPSLIYAPIKEQTKAALKVQDIYLKTSDNVKINVWYVKAKNNKPTILFCHGNGGNISYYEEIINIFSDKGYGILLLDYRGYGKSEGTPSETGLYNDIDAALKFLNEKEKLSNNRIVLWGLSLGGAVVSEVASKENFKAVMLQSTFTNVKEEGIYMYGRLAKDKFSKTLIKAFFDNLIYLQKYDTESKIAKISSPLLIAHDIPDEVIPVKMSYELAKLNPKAKLFISKTGSHNDGTWFYEEALKFLEDK
- a CDS encoding radical SAM protein translates to MKITFISFSVLEKGYASALKTLVFPIISALTPKDVKINFIDERVEDLPKTIDSDIIVMTVGTMTSRKARAFALKHKDKIIAVGGPHPTSLPEECLEYADTIFIGDAEGTWPQFIEDAKNGNIKRIYKSSHEVLPIKPDLNFEYFKGKKYSFVGIAQFARGCKYNCEFCFVKVLYPGKVKTKNIDDFVEEVKAMPEKIIFLIDDNLFTDEETTLLLLEKIKPLKKMWHCQVSIDVAQNDKILKAMKDAGFAMIMMGFEATDMDTLKQMNKGANLKLKSYDEAIKNVYKHGLMITAGFVIGYDNDTPQTIRNTFDFAMKHHFTKAFFTMLQPMPGTKLYDRLLEEGRVTPKWWLDNSYQYGECAFDPKNMTREELSVIFGKQLKEYYTFSNIWKRFLKNSQYLPFTRSILFLGEALLYKKHANLNIKLDLE
- a CDS encoding beta-ketoacyl-ACP synthase III encodes the protein MQSRSVKILSIGKYLPKRKIYAEDLDKKLNLPEGWTAEKAGVLVRHYVENETSSKMGALAAKEALDSAGLTLEDIDCIVCASGTGEQEIPCTASLIQKELGGEYSGIPSFDINSTCLSFVTGMDLLSYLIDAGRYNRVLVVSSEITSVGLNWDDKESCTLFGDGAAAVIIEKTPENETSKIFCSDMKTYSKGAHYSEIKGGGTKLHSREYSENNKNDFLFYMDGKKLYKMSAQILPAFIENMLKNVNLSLSDMELVIPHQASFMAMKLTQKNLNIPEGKFLYTIGHHGNTVAASIPMALYDAIESGRIKRGDKIMFLGTSAGMSVGAMAFEY
- a CDS encoding ATP-grasp domain-containing protein; amino-acid sequence: MNTKKNILLTGGRAPVTLHLARLFAKAGHTVFVAESIKYHICLYSNTVKKNFMVPSPRFNKYDYIRALIDIIQREKIDLLIPTCEEVFYISEKIDELSDYCKVFTDKSDKLKNLHNKHQFITGIENCKIKAPETRLINSQEELNRQLTFTKFQKAVIKPVYSRFSSKIKIIFESDEKIPNIDISEKNPWILQEFTEGSQFCTYSIVQNGNITAHTAYPTTFTAGIGSSIAFENIECPEVFNWISVYAKKLNYTGQIAFDFIETPDKEVYVIECNPRATSGIHLFDETNLTRAFLENSEKIITPDKSAKAVIFLAMLTYGLCSVNSFSKLLSWIKTFFSSKDIVFKMSDPLPFVHQFFILAGLGFFALKNKIKITEVSTMDIEWNGES
- a CDS encoding NAD-dependent epimerase/dehydratase family protein, with protein sequence MKILVTGATGFLGKRLALRLSQLGYEVTATGRNTLVGADLEKQGICFIKSALQDTDKIINVCKNQDYVFHCGALSSPWGKYKDFYNTNVLGTKNIIQGCKENSVKRLIHVSTPSIYFDFKDKLNISEKDPLPDKSVNAYAKTKLLAEQEIDKAHQEGLPVISIRPRAIFGPGDTSILPRLIKANNKNFIPVIGDKKVLVDITYVENVVDALLLCKDSPDFTLGKKYNITDGEPVLLYDFLELVITELGYEFKPKYFSYNNAYRIAAFSEFVSKTFLFGKEPVLTRYTVGVLGTSQTLDISAAKQELGYNPKFSTTEGIKELIKERRINNAG
- a CDS encoding MBL fold metallo-hydrolase translates to MPVKVNFFSAGYCTHPEKIVIKGGSSKPVKFYATFVLIEHPEKGLILFDTGYSERFYTETKNFPFNIYAKITPVYFKEENSAVFQLKQLGINPNDIKLIILSHFHADHIGGVKDFPNAEFLCFKSAYEEIKGKKTLAAMKKGFLPGLLPGDFESRLKFADSLNKINISEEYSPFETGFDVFGDRSLIAVDVSGHSEGQLGLFISTGENTYFLVADACWLSKSYKEFILPHPIADIAFSCKKEYLNTLKKLHELSKKRPDINIMPSHCPEFLKKIIDKRGIDAE
- a CDS encoding F390 synthetase-related protein; amino-acid sequence: MLNKIKILYYYFRTKYGFRCKNSEELLHRQNKEVLNFLKKILPKSPFYTEYFKNFSVTDWQNFPIIDKSLMMENFDNLNTAGIKKSEAFETAYNAEKLRDFSPTINNITVGLSSGTSGNRGIFLLSDEERFKWAGTILAKVLPGSIFSKHKIAFFLRANSNVYTTVNSNNINFEFFDLLNPPEEHIKRLNEFKPSVLVAPASMLRLLAQAKENNNLNITPEKVISVAEVLDSLDETYISKQFNQKIHQIYQCTEGFLASTCRHGTLHINEDMVVIQKEYLDKDLGKFIPIITDFSRTTQPIIRYRLNDILTEKKEPCPCGSVFTAIEKIEGRCDDIFYLPAIDGDKFIPVFPDFICRAVIYSSPEIEEYMAIQNNFDLIEIFLKSSSENKNNLNTLIQNSMKELFEKSNCKAPEIRINYNYDKLEKPCDKKLKRVKRVFNIEEV
- a CDS encoding GNAT family N-acetyltransferase, whose translation is MMQDSFNIKLYDSSDTDFLDWTDSEDDQYAKNFLLPMIKNGTSDYINNVKTLLMILKIDDLILPITINDAEYENSYVCSPYTHYISYAVEELKTIKNPFIELILAYLIRLLGIVFKFGKINKTVHINNWLLSTNLYPTISHKQIEKITEFLIQRFPEHSLIFRSVNNYTDKEFLNKFQENNYQLIPSRQIYFLNKDLIKGKAKWLIKKDFKLQEKSGYELLENKDFSPGDIPRIKELYDNLYLSKYSYLNPQFNENFIDLALKNKILNIRAFQKAGKIDAVLGYFFRNGIMTTPLFGYDTSLPIETGLYRMLSAQLIKESEKSKLILNQSSGAASFKRCRASEAQIEYSAVYCRHLTLYRRIIWSILEFTLNKIGLNLLKKYKL
- the rpsL gene encoding 30S ribosomal protein S12, with the protein product MPTINQLVRKERAKQIDKTKSPALASCPQRRGVCTRVYTTTPKKPNSALRKVARIRLTNGFEVTSYIPGVGHNLQEHSVVLIRGGRIKDLPGVRYHTIRGTLDAAGVKNRMQGRSKYGAKKAKAKK